The Bombus pyrosoma isolate SC7728 linkage group LG3, ASM1482585v1, whole genome shotgun sequence genome has a segment encoding these proteins:
- the LOC122566194 gene encoding uncharacterized protein LOC122566194, with protein sequence MVFVVVSRYEIGATSTGERVIACRGKGCFDVMRKGGHRREETKEKGATLPSGYGQRPVICAELVTVISH encoded by the exons tGGTCGTCAGCCGATACGAAATTGGAGCGACCTCAACTGGCGAGCGCGTAATTGCCTGTCGCGGAAAAGGATGCTTTGACGTGATGCGAAAAGGGGGCCATCGTCgagaggaaacgaaagaaaaaggagccACCTTGCCATCAGGATATGGCCAGAGACCTGTCATTTGCGCTGAACTCGTCACCGTCATTTC acatTAA